The stretch of DNA CGCATACCGGGAGCCTGAACTCCCATCTTCCCGGCGCACAACGTTGTGCATCCGCGGAAGATTCACCTGAAAATCCTGCCTGTGGACTTCGAGGGAAGATCCCCCGGCCAGGCGCGTCCGCCGGCCGCATCCGACTTCCATCTCCGGAGAACTCTCATGAAGAAGCTCAAGCTGGACGACCTGGCCGTCGACTCGTTCGAGACCGCGCCGGATGCACCCCTTCGCGGCACCGTCATGGCCCACGTTACCACCGGCAACCAGATCATCTGCGAGTGTTCGTACGACATCGGGTCGTGCGACTACACCTGTCCCGACACCTGCGCCAATTCGTGCGGCGGCGGATGCGGGGGCGGCGGCACGGCGCTCTGCACGCGCGAGCAGACCTGCGCCACCGGCCACCAGATCATCTGCGAGTGCGGCGGCTGATCGGGCGCAGACAGGCCGGGCACCGCAGGGTGCCCGGCCTGTTTTTTTGCCACCGCATGCTGTTCATGTTGTGCGATGTGAGGCGGCTAATGTACCTCGGCAACGGCCGTTCAAGCACAATGATGTGACCAGATGTGTGCAACCGTGCGCCCCGTTCTGGTGCGCGGGTGGAACTGCCGTTTTCGCAAATCCAATCAGTACGGCTGATTAGGAGCGGCGCGCAATCTGCGGCGAGGTACGCTGTCCGTGATCGCCCGGAGCCCCCGCTCCGGGACCGATCCGCTCGCCCTTCAGCCTGCGGTGAACCACCATGAGCAGGAAACTTCTGAAGCTCCGCTTCCTGTACGTCGCGCTTTCCCTGGGGGCCGCCCTCTCCGCGGGGTGCGACACCACCCGGCTGGACGCGCCCACGCCGCTGGCTCCGGCCACACCCGCCGCGCCACGGGCCGCACAGTTCGCCGGCACCGGCAGCGACGTGCTGCTGCAGGGCTTTCACTGGAACTCGCACCGGTGGGACTGGTGGAACATCGTCGCGAGCAAGGCACCCGACATTCAGACGGCCGGGTTCACCATGGTGTGGCTTCCGCCCGCGTCGCGCGCGGCGGACTCGGCGGGGTACCTGCCCAACGAGTGGCGCAACCTGGATGCGTCCAAATACGGCACGGGCGCGCAGCTGCGCTCCGCCATCTCCGCCCTGCACAACCGCAACATCAAGGTCATCGGCGACATCGTCGTCAACCACCGCGTGGGCACCACCAACTGGGCGGACTTCACCAGCCCCGCGTTCGCCAGCAACGCGCAGGCGGTGACGCAGAACGATGAGTGGGGCCTGGGCACCGGCGCCTTTGACACGGGTGACGGCTACGCGGCCG from Longimicrobium terrae encodes:
- a CDS encoding pinensin family lanthipeptide — translated: MKKLKLDDLAVDSFETAPDAPLRGTVMAHVTTGNQIICECSYDIGSCDYTCPDTCANSCGGGCGGGGTALCTREQTCATGHQIICECGG